The window GAAAGACGACTACGACTCCGGCGACCCTCTCGTCTTCCGTCACACACTGATCGCCGGCGGCACGGGGTCGGGGAAGACCCACGGCGCGAAGAACATCCTGCGCCAGTACCTCGCCGAAGAACGAACCTACCCGATGGAGGACGGCCGATCCGTCCAGCCCGCGGTCGTCCAGTTCGACCCCCAGGACGAGTACGCCCAGATGCACGACGACAACCCGGACCTCGACGGCGAGTTCGCCCGCCGCCTCGAGCGCGAGGGCGTCGCCTACGGCGGGGTCGATGACACGACGGCGTTCGTCCCGAAAGTCGGGTCGGCGTCGTACTCGGCGGGCCACCACCGCGCGGAGCAGGTCGAGTTCACCATCCCGTTCTCGATGGTCCACGACAACCCCTGGCTGGTCGCGGGCAGCGGCCTGAACGACAACCAGTACGGCGCGCTGGTGAGCGTCCTCCTGCCGCGGTTCCGAAAGGAGTACGGCCCCGAGGCGACCTACGAGGAGTTTACTTCGTTCCTCGACGACCCGGCGCTGCGGGAGGAACTCGACGAGTCCGGCCGCGTTCACGAGGCGACGTTCGACGCGGTCCGCCGGCGCGTGCTCGGCTTCGATCACGTCTTCGACCAGGACGCGCGGCCGATCACCGACCTCGTTCACGAGTTCGTCCGGCCGGGCGGGCTCTCGGTGGTGCCGACCTACCACATCACCGACACTCGGGCCGCCGAGACGGTCGTTCTCGCGCTCTCTTCGCTGCTGATCGACCAGAAGCTCTCGAACGACCCGACCTACGACCGGATCAAGGAGACGCCCCTAGTCCTGGGGATGGACGAAGCCCACAACTTCCTCACCGACGCCGACAGCGTGCAGGCGGGCAAGGTCATCACGAAGTTCACCGAGGCCGCAAAGCAGGGCCGCAAGGAGCGACTCGGCCTTTTCCTCATCACGCAGGACCCCCAGGACATCGACGACGCCGTCTTCAAGCAGATCAACACTACCGTCGTCCTCAACCTCGGCGACGAGGACGCCATCAAGAGCGTCAACATCCCCTCGAACCTCGAGTCCAAGGTCCCCTACATGGAGAAAGGGCAGATGGTCGTCTACTCGCCGGACAACTCCGAACCCGTCGAGTTGATCGGCCTCCCGAAGTGTCTGACCCGGCACGGACGGGACTGACCTGTCGACTTCGTTACTGAAACCGCGTTCGCCGAACGCTCAAGGCCCTCGCCCCGGTCGTGGGGCGTATGGCAGGCGCGACCCTACAGTTCGAGTTCGACGACCGCGAACGCGAGGCGGAGTTCCTCGTCGCCTACCTCGCCGACGCGTGGGATCGCTTCGAGAGCGCCGACTGGTTCGACACCGGCTGGTTCTGGCGGTACGGCCAGTTCGACGAGTACGACGTCGACTACGGGCCGTCGGTCGAGCTAGTTCTGGAAGGAAACCCCGACGAACTCCTCGAGGCCGAACGGGGGCGGTGGGCCACGCTGCAGGAGGACAGAATCCTCGAGTCGTGGACGCTCGAGCGATACGAGCCGGAGTTCGAGAGCCTGCTGGCCCAGCAGCGCGACGCGAAAGGCGAGGTCGGGGGCGAACTCGACTACCGGCTGAAGCCGCTGACGAGTCGGTTCGCGCTCGAGATGGCCCAGGCTTTCGAGGGTGAACGCGTCCCGCCCGTCGGACGCGAATCGGAGGCCAACCCGACGCCGATCGGCGTCTGGGTCGTCGTCCACTACGTGATGTTGCAGAACGGCTACGACTGGTACGACGAGATCGACGCCGCTTCCAAGGCGATCCGCAACCGCTGTCGGTCGCTCTCGCACTACGGTGGGAGCGAGCGGGCGCTAGACGCCCTGCGGGAAGTCGTCGACGACCTTGAGGAGATAGCGGACGACCTCGAGTCCGGAACGGAGCCGACTTGACGATGGGGTCAACTGCGTTCGCGTTCGACCCGGACGGCTCGCCGACACCACGACGGGAGCACCCAAACGCCATAGTACTCGGGCGAACACCGACTAACGGATGAGCGAGGAACTGGACGACCCGACCGACGCGCTCGAGGCGCTCGGCGACGAGACGCGTCTGGCGATCCTGCGGACGCTGGCGGAGGCCGACGAACCGCTCCCGTTCTCGGAGCTCCGGGACCGCGTCGGCGTCCGGGACTCGGGGCGGTTCAACTATCACCTCTCCCGGCTCTGTGAGTACTTCGTCCGCGAGCGGACCGACGGCTACGAACTCGGCCACGCCGGGACGCGACTCATCGCGACGGCGGACGCGGCAACGACGGACGCAGCGATGGCCGGCGCGGAGGGCACGGACGGGACGGAACCGGCCGCCGAGTCGAACGACGGCTGTCCGGTCTGCGGCGAGGAGAACTGCGAGAAGCTCATTCACGTCCACCTGCGGACGCCCTGGTTCGGGCCCGACCGGGGCTGAGGTCGACGGCTACGCCTCGGGATACCGCATCGCGAGGCTGTACATCTCGCCGACCGCCGCGTCGCCGATATCGGCCGCGAGCCGTTCGGCCCGTTCCAGAAGCGGCCCGGCGAGGTCGTCGGGCAGGCCCGCCGCGCGGTCCCGCACGACGTCGACGTGGGCCTCGAGGAGGTCCGCCGTCCACGGCACGGGCTCGAGGATCGTCTCGGTCCGGTCGTGGCTCCAGCCGTGGCCGGTAAACAGCCGTCGCAGACCCGTGGCAGGGTAGAACGTCAGTGCGGGGTCGGCGTCCGCCAGTTCCGCGACCGCGTTCTCGACGGCGAACAGTTCGCGGACCGGCGAATCGGGGATCGGCGCGTAGTCGTCGACGACGAGCGTCGCGCCGGGGGCGGCGACCCGGGTCAGTTCCCCGGCGATCACCTCGAGTTGTGCCGGCGCGAGGACGTTGCACAGCGCGTGGGCGGTGACGACCTCGACGGAGTCGTCCGGAAGCGGGACCGAACGCAGGTCCGCCAGGTGGACCGTCGCGCGGTCACCGTCGCCACGGTCGGCGAGCCGGTCGCGGACCGCCGCCGCGTGGTCCGGATCGTTCGTGACGGCGTGGACCTCCCGTGCGCCGGCCTCGAGCAGTCCGGCTGTCGTGTTGCCGACGCCCGCGCCGGCCTCGAGGCAGCGTCGGCCGTCGATCGTCCGGTCCGCGAGCGCTCGCTCGACCGTACTCGGGACTTCCATACGACCCCCTCTCGTGTCGCCCATCCAATACGTTTCGGTACGCGCCTCGAGCGGTCACTCGACCAACGCCGAGGCGAAGAACCCGGAGACACCGTCGGCTATTTTCCGGTCCTGCCCGACGAAGAAGTGGTCCGCGGGGATCGAGACCACGTCGTCGCCGCGGTCGGTCGCCCGCTCGACGACCGGTTCCCAGTCGACGGTCTCGTCGCGCTCGCCGTACAGCACCTGGACCGGCCGGGACGGCGACAGCGCGTCCAGCGCGGCCACGGCGTCGAGGTCCTCGGCCAGTCGAGCGGTCGGTGCCAGAGCGGCGACGGCGTCGACCGCCTCGAGTTCGCTTGCGACCACCAGCGAGAGCGTCGCGCCGAAGCTGTAGCCGAAGAGGCCGACGCGATCGTACCGCTCAGCGGCCCAGCGGACGGCGTTGCGCACGTCGATCCGCTCGCCGTCGCCTTCGTCCCAGTCGCCGTAGTCGAAGCGGAGGCAGGCGATCCCCGACTCGACCGGCGGATCGGCGTCGGATCTCGATCCGAGATCGGTCAGTGCGTCCGCGACGGCGACGAGCCGACCGTTGCTGCGCGAGCCGCCGTGTTGAGGGTGGGGCGGACAGGCGACGACGATCGCGTCCGTCTCACCCTCGGGTTCCTCGAGCGTGCCGCGGACGTCGCGTGCGCCGGGCACCAGAATATCGGTCATGCGCGTCCGTTGGGGGAGGCCGGTAACAGGCGTTGCGGAGGAGCGGCGGTCTCCCGGACCCTGCCACGGGACGGTCGGAACCGACCCTCGAGCCCGGGATATTTCGTCCGAAACCGGCTCACGGCGTCGATTCCGGCGGCGACTGTCGTCGAAGTGATGTTTTTAAGGATGCCGAGCGATACGTAGGAGTATGGGCATCCTCTCTCGGACCTCCTACGTCATCCGGTCGAAGATCAACTCGCTGCTCAACCGGGCGGAGGACCCGACCGAAACGCTGGACTACTCCTACGAGCAGATGCGCGACCAGCTCCAGGAGGTCAAACGTGGCATCGCCGACCTCACAACACAGAAAAAGCGCCTCGAGATGCAGAAACGTCGCCTCGAGGACAACGTCGAGAAACACAACGAACAGGCCCGGACTGCCGTCCAGCAGGGCCGTGAGGATCTGGCGCGGCGCGCCCTCGAGAAGAAGAAGACGAAGATGAACCAGATCGAGGATCTCGAGCGCCAGATTTCGGAACTACAGAGCCAGCAGGACAGCCTGATCGAACAGAAGAACGACCTCCAGACCCGCATCGAGGAGTTCCGCACGAAGAAGGAGACGATGAAGGCCCGCCACGAGGCTGCCAAGGCGAGTTCGACGGTCTCGGAGGCGATGACCGCCACGGGCGAGGAGTTCGAGGACGTCGGCCGGGCGATCGAACGCGCCGAGGAACAGACCGAGGACATGGAGGCACGAGCGGCCGCGCTCGACGAACTCCACGAATCCGGCGCGTTCGACGACGTCATGTCCGACAAGGACAGCATCGACCGCGAACTCGAGGAGATGACCGCAGACAGCGGCGTCGAGGCGGAACTCGAGACGCTCAAGTCCGAGGTCGGCGAGGGAGAGGCCGAACGCGAGACGGCGGAGACCGAACCCGAACCCGAACCCGAACCGACTCCCGAGGCGAGCGACGCGCCCGAAGTCGACGAATCCGAACTCGAGGACCTCGAAGCCGACGTCGACGACGAGGAGATCGAGGCGGAACTCGCGGAACTCCAGGACGAGGAGCGGGACTGAACTCCTCCTAAATCGGGTTTCACGGAGATCCACGCGTTTTCGAGCCGTCTAGCACGTTCCCCCGAGTGGCTGCCCAGACACTTCCTCCCCTCGCGGCCGACCGGCTGGCGAACGTCGACGCGACAGCGACAGCCCGACGGTGGGAATAGGGGTAACGATTACCAACCCCGACGTGGAAGCGGCGCGTATGGCCACCGAGCCAGCAGCCGGGATCGACGCCATCTCCCAGCTCGAGCAGGCCGTCCTGCTCGGCGTCGCGAAACTGCACGAGGCGGACGAAACGCCCGTCGACACCCACGAGATCGGACGCACCTGCCGGAAGGAGATCGCGGAGGGCTCCGACCGTCTCGGGACGATCCGCGAGGCGGACGTGATCCGATCGCTGTACCGACTCGAGGACGAGGATCTCGTCGAGGAGATCGACGCGAACCGGACGTCGCCGACGGGGAAGGGGCGGCCGGCGTACGAACTCGCCGTCGATCCGGACGCGGTGTACGAGGCGGTCGACGAGGCGCTACTCGACGACTGACGCGCTACCCCGACCGGGAACTACGTCGGGGTACCGAGCGCCGTCACGTCGTAGCGAGCGATATCTCCGGGCGACTGCAGGACGATGACCTGGAACGACCAGCGAGCGCCGCCCTCGAGGTCGCCGACGGTCGCGAGATAGCGGCCGAGTTGTGCGCCGTCGTCGTCGTAGACGCGAACTCGCACTTCGGCGAGTTCGATCCGATCGCTGCCCGTGTTTTCGACGGTTCCCTGGACGGTCGAACCGCGATAGTCGTCCTCGAGGACGAACTCGTGTTCGACGAGTTCGAGGACGTCGATCCTCGTCACGCTGTCGTTGACTTCCTGTTGGGCGAGTGCCTCCGCCGCGGTCATTTCCTGGGCCGAACGGTTCTCCGCGTCGTCCCCGACGTCGACGGTCCCTTCCTCGTACCGTGGATCGCCGCTGATCGCCAGGCCGCCGTCGCCGAGACAGCCGGCGATGGCGGTTGCGACGCCGGACCCGAGCGCGGCGAGGGCTCGACGGCGCTCGAACGACGGTCCGCGCGTCATCGTCCTCCCCTCCGTCCGCGAGACCGACCCCGACCGTCGCGGTTGTCCGAACCGATCATGATGATGTCGACAGCGCGGATCCATTTCAGTGTGGACCCTGAACTGACCGACTGGGGAGGCCCCAGCTCCCTCGCCGGTGGCCTCCCGACAGAACACTGGAGTTCCGGCTCCATGTGCAACGAGGGGCCTTATTATCGGCTACGGCGAACGCATCCGCATGGGGTCGTCCGAGAGCGACGAGACGCTCGAGTCCTACGGCGCCGAGATCGGGGTCGAGGAGCGAGGGGGACCTGTGGCCCGGTTCCGCGAGTGGGTGCTGGTCGAGGGGAATCGGCTACTCGTCGCGGTCGGCATCGCCGCGGCCGTGTTCCTCCTCCTGCTGGTGCTGAACCGAGTCGGGATCGTCGCGTTCGTCAACGACAGCTCGATCACCCGTCTGGCCGGCGGGATGATCGCGGGCACGTTCTCGCTCGTCACGCTCGTCGTCTCGATCAACCAGCTGATCCTCTCACAGGAGTTCGCGTCCGCGGAGGATGCACGGACACAACTCGATGGGGTGATGGAGTTTCGAAACAAGGTCGCGGACACGGCGAAGGTGCCGGCGTCGCCGGCGTCCCCGGCGAAACTGCTCGATCTGATCGTCGAATCGATCCGCCACAACGCCCGTATCCTTCAGGAGGAACTCGTCGTCGGCGCCGACGACGAGTTCTCGCAACTGGTCGACGCGTATACGAACCGCATCGAGGAGAGCACGGACTCGATCGACGACGTCCTGGAGAAGACGAAGTTCGGCACCTTCGAGACGGTGTCGGCGGCCGTTGCGTACGACTCCGCCTGGCAGCTGTACGTCGCCAGGAACCTGCGGAACCGGCGGGCCGATTCGCTGTCGGACGACGCCGCGGAGGCGTTCGACGACCTGATCGACGCCCTGGAGCAGTTCTCGGTCGCGCAGGAACACTTCAAGACGACGTACCTCCAGCGGGAGCTTACGCGGTTCTCGCAGCTGACGGTCTACACCGGCGTCCCCGCGATCCTGTCGGCGATGTTCCTCGGGTTCGTCTACGCCGACTTCGGCGGTCCAACGGTGAGCGCGGCCTCCCTCCCGTTTCTCGTGAGCGGGGTCGTGGCGGTCGTCGTCACCCCGCTGGCGTTGCTCGTGTCGTACATCCTGCGGACCGCGACGGTCACCCGTCGAACGGCGTCGGTCGGGCCGATGCTTCCCCAGAAGGATCCGGAAGCCGGCCCGTTCTCGGTGTCGTACGGCGAGACCGAATCGGGGACGGGGGACTGAGTCGGCCGGCGTTGGGGAGTACGTCCAGGCTCGAATACGCGGCTGTGGCCGGTGAGTGGTGAACGAGTTCCGACCCTCTCGGCGAGCGACGGGAGTCACTCCCGGGACGAGCGCGGCGAGTCCGACGCCTCCTCGAAGGGGGCCTCGGCATCCCTCGCTTTCGGGGCCGTATCGGCGACCGCCGAGAACAACCCGCCGAGCAACAGCCCGTAGAGAAGGTGACCGAGAAGACTCTCGAAGGCCAACACCGGGAACCCTGGCTCCTCGATTCCTCCGATCCCGGCCCAGGCCGGCACCACGATCAGGGGGAGTATCGCCCAGATCGCGAGCCCGTAGACCATGCCCGCCAGCGCGAAGCGGAGGCCGTTCCCCATCGATGCGAGGAACCCGGTCTCGACGTCGGCCGTCACCGTCCCGAGGATCGGGCCACGACTGATGAGCGCGCCGAAGACGACGCCGAGGACGAGCCCGTGGGCCAGATGGAAGGTCCACCCGGCGGTACCGGTCGGTTCGATCCCGTATATCGCCGGAATCGCCTCGGTAACGATTGTCGGATCGACGAGCCAGAGCACCAGGCCGAACAGCAACGATCCGACCGCGCCGCCGATCGCCCCGCCGAACAGCCAGTTTCCGGTGCCGATCCCGTCGGACCCGGGAGCACTCTCAGCGCTCATGTCGTGCGGGACTACGAGGACCGCCGCCAAAAGGCCGCGTTGACAGTCACGCTCCCGAGACCGTCGTTTCGGCCGACGCGATCGCCCGTATTGGCTTTCGGGGCCGTCACCTCCCGGGCCCGGTCTTTTACTCGCCGCCGTCGTCGGATCCGATAGCCGATGAACGACTCGGGCGACTCGGAGTCGAACGAGGGGGGACGCACCGACGGAACCGGCACCGGCGATCGGCTCGGCGGACCGCGGTACTGGGTGTTGCTCCAGGTGAACCGGTGGGTGTTCACCGGCGCAGTCCTGACCGTCGTGTTCCTCGTCCTCGTCGCGGCCAGCCGGCTCGGACTCACGCCGCTCCGGCTGATCATCGAGGAGCAGAACGGCCTCGAGTACCTCTTCTCGGCGTTCATCGGAGCGATCATCACGGGTACGTCGATCGTCGTGACGATCAACCAACTCGTCCTCTCGCAGGAACTGGGCGCGGTCGGTAAACAGCGCGAGCGCATGACCGAGGCGATGGAGTTCCGGCAGAGCGTCGAAGACACGATCGCCGAGGACGCGAGCCCGCCCGAACCCGCCGCCTTCCTCTTCGAACTCGTCGAGGGCGTCCAGAAACGGGCGAGGGAACTCGAGGCGGAAGTAGAGACCGAACGCGACGAGGAGTTGCGGGCGAAGATCGGCGACTACGTCGAGGACGTGACCGGAAACGCCCGGAGCGTCAAGAGCGGCCTCGAAGACGCCCAGTTCGGTACCTTCGGGGTGATCTGGCACGCGCTCAACTTCAATTACTCGCGGAAAATTTACGATGCCCGACAGATTCGTGCGGATCACGCCGACGCGCTCTCGGCGGACGCCGAAGAGAAACTCGACCGAACGATCGAGACGCTGAAACTGTTCGGGCCGGCCCGCGAGCACTTCAAGACGCTGTACTTCCAGTGGGAGTTGATCAACCTCTCGCGGGCGTTGCTCTACATTTCGGTGCCGGCACTGACTGTGGTGGCGATCATGCTCATGTACGTCGACGGCCAGGCGTTGCCCGGCACTTTCCTCGGTATCGACAACCTCGTGTGGGTCACGAGCGTGGGATTCGTGATCGGGATCTCGCCGTTCGTGGTCTTCATCACCTACATCCTCCGGATTGCGACGGTCGCGAAACGAACGCTGGCGATGGGCCCGTTCATCCTCCGGGAATCCGAGCGGGACGAGGATCTGGGCTGACTCGCTGCCCACGGACGGACCGAGTTCATCCCGCGCGTCGCCTGCCGTACTTATTTCCGAACTACCGTGGTACCACCATCCTCGAGCGATGAGCGGCGACGGTTCCCAGCCCGGCGACACGATGGCCCGACGCAGCGAGTCCCCGACCTGGGTCCACTGGCTCCTGCTGAACGCGAACCGGTGGCTCGTCACCGGCCTTCTCGTCGTCTTCGTCTTCGTCGGCCTGCTGGTCGTCGCTCGACTCAGCCCGGTCTCGCTCAGGGCGCTCATAGGGACGGGCGACCCAGTCGAGACCCTCTTTCAAGCCCTTTCGACCGCGCTAATCACCGGCGTCACGCTCGTGGTTACGATCAACTCGCTGGTCCTCTCCCAGGAGTTGGGGGCCGTCGAGGATCAGCGCAAGCGCCTCGAGGGGGCACTCGACTTTCGCGAGGACATCGAGCGGGCGATCGACGCACCGATCAGCCCGCCGGAGCCGTCCTCGTTCGTCCGGGCGATCATCGCGGCGTCGGACAAGCGCGCGACCGACTTCCGCGAGGCCGTCTCCGACAGCCGGGACGAGGAACTGATCGATCGGGTCGACGACTTCGTCGACAACCTCACCGCGCACGCCGACTCGATCCGCGACGATCTCGAGGACGCCCAGTTCGGCACGTACGAGGTCCTCAAAGCCGCGCTCGATTACAACTACTCCTGGAAGATCTTCCGGGCGCGCCGGATCAAAAACGCCCACGCCGATTCGTTCACCGACGAGGCCGAGGCAGCGTACGACGAACTGCTCGAGTCGCTGAAGCTGTTCGGACTCGCCCGCGAGCACTTCAAGACGCTGTACTTCCAGTGGGAACTGATCAACCTCTCGCGGGCGATGATGTACGTCGCGGTCCCCGCGCTCGTAGTGACGATGTCGATGCTGCTGTTTTTCGACGCCGACGTAGTAACGGGGACCGTCCTGGGAGTCGACGTCCTGGTGTGGATCGTCGCGGCCGCCGCGACGGTCGCCGTCACCCCGTTCCTGCTGTTGATCGCGTTCCTCCTCCGGATCGCGACGATGGCGAAGCGGACGCTGGCCATCGGCCCCTTCATTCTCCGGGAGTCGAGCCGCGGGGAGGAGATCGACTGGGAGTGAGGGAGGGGTGCCGGTGCTGGGGCCGGAGCCGAAGTCAGCCCGACGGCGACGGCCGAACGCCGTACGCCTCCTCGAGTTTCGTCGCCGCCTTCGGGAACAACACGTTGTTTTCCCGGTGGACGTGCATGTGGGTGTCCCGCTCGAGTTCCTCGAGGCGGCGGAGCATCTCGCGGTAGCTCATGCAGGCGTCCTCCGGGGGCTGGTAGCCGTCGGTGAGTTCGTGCAGCCGCTCGAGTCGGGCGGCCGTCTCGTCGTGGTCATCCTCGAGGCTCTCGATCTCCGCGAGCAGGTCCTCGCGCTCGTCGGCGGCGAGTTCAGTGCCGGTATCGAGCTTCTTGACGATCGGGAAGGCAATCAGTTCCTCATCGTCGACGTGCTCGAGGATGTCGGCTTTCAACTCGCGGAACTCGGCCTCGGCCTCCCGGAGTTCCGGGTGGGAGTCGCCGTGTACCCGGGCGACTTTCTCGACGAGGGCCTCGAGATCCGGGAGGTCAGTACGCAGGGGCCGGTGATGTTCCCAGACGATGACGTTCGTCAGCTGGGTCAGCGAGTTCCACTCGGGCGCGGTGTCGTTCGCGTCGTCGTCCGTCAGCGCCCCCTCGAGGCGATCACGGACCGCCTCGATCTCGAGGTCGTTTGCCTCGCAGGCCGCCGAGAGGGACTGGGAGCCGCCACAGCAGTAGTCGATGCCGAGCGATTCGAAGACGGGAGCGAATTCGGGGTTCGATTCGACGAGATCGCCGAGCGATGCGTCCGGGTCGATGGAGACGTTCGTCATTGTTGTCACCTCTGGGATCTCGGCCAGCCTCCTCGAGTCGGCGACCGACGCGGGGTATTTAGGCCAGCCTAAACGCGTAGCAGGGGCTACTGTCGGATGAGAGTAAGCTCCTGTCCCGAACATCATCCCGTCGCGAGATAGCGGGAAATCGTTCGGTCACCGGCGCTCAGCGGCGGAGCGCCCTCCGAGAATGCCAGTCGTGATCGGTCGGTCCGACTCGAGTACGTTCGACCGAAACAATCG of the Halobiforma lacisalsi AJ5 genome contains:
- a CDS encoding alpha/beta hydrolase, producing MTDILVPGARDVRGTLEEPEGETDAIVVACPPHPQHGGSRSNGRLVAVADALTDLGSRSDADPPVESGIACLRFDYGDWDEGDGERIDVRNAVRWAAERYDRVGLFGYSFGATLSLVVASELEAVDAVAALAPTARLAEDLDAVAALDALSPSRPVQVLYGERDETVDWEPVVERATDRGDDVVSIPADHFFVGQDRKIADGVSGFFASALVE
- a CDS encoding FxLYD domain-containing protein, yielding MTRGPSFERRRALAALGSGVATAIAGCLGDGGLAISGDPRYEEGTVDVGDDAENRSAQEMTAAEALAQQEVNDSVTRIDVLELVEHEFVLEDDYRGSTVQGTVENTGSDRIELAEVRVRVYDDDGAQLGRYLATVGDLEGGARWSFQVIVLQSPGDIARYDVTALGTPT
- a CDS encoding PspA/IM30 family protein, whose translation is MGILSRTSYVIRSKINSLLNRAEDPTETLDYSYEQMRDQLQEVKRGIADLTTQKKRLEMQKRRLEDNVEKHNEQARTAVQQGREDLARRALEKKKTKMNQIEDLERQISELQSQQDSLIEQKNDLQTRIEEFRTKKETMKARHEAAKASSTVSEAMTATGEEFEDVGRAIERAEEQTEDMEARAAALDELHESGAFDDVMSDKDSIDRELEEMTADSGVEAELETLKSEVGEGEAERETAETEPEPEPEPTPEASDAPEVDESELEDLEADVDDEEIEAELAELQDEERD
- a CDS encoding ArsR/SmtB family transcription factor, which encodes MSEELDDPTDALEALGDETRLAILRTLAEADEPLPFSELRDRVGVRDSGRFNYHLSRLCEYFVRERTDGYELGHAGTRLIATADAATTDAAMAGAEGTDGTEPAAESNDGCPVCGEENCEKLIHVHLRTPWFGPDRG
- a CDS encoding class I SAM-dependent methyltransferase, whose product is MEVPSTVERALADRTIDGRRCLEAGAGVGNTTAGLLEAGAREVHAVTNDPDHAAAVRDRLADRGDGDRATVHLADLRSVPLPDDSVEVVTAHALCNVLAPAQLEVIAGELTRVAAPGATLVVDDYAPIPDSPVRELFAVENAVAELADADPALTFYPATGLRRLFTGHGWSHDRTETILEPVPWTADLLEAHVDVVRDRAAGLPDDLAGPLLERAERLAADIGDAAVGEMYSLAMRYPEA
- a CDS encoding ATP-binding protein translates to MTDLGDFGEFDADSEASDGDSQGSTPPDGSHEGTTESGTTASTSVSATDTTDQDDGFETADVEPHGEDVGIGAICVSQGLRIAEDGDETTLRAYITRDNRSEIRIGSYLVAPYPDGGAAAGGSASGETLFCRITALEYAQQYHADDATEIHARRAMRTDEVEEADYKFVAELEPVAILYEDSAEPRSAEDSSGRSPREGGELKRRMTDRVPKPQTVVRQATDSEQIKTGLKIPEDGVFLGHLSVGGEKVKTAASPPTIDYRLKDDYDSGDPLVFRHTLIAGGTGSGKTHGAKNILRQYLAEERTYPMEDGRSVQPAVVQFDPQDEYAQMHDDNPDLDGEFARRLEREGVAYGGVDDTTAFVPKVGSASYSAGHHRAEQVEFTIPFSMVHDNPWLVAGSGLNDNQYGALVSVLLPRFRKEYGPEATYEEFTSFLDDPALREELDESGRVHEATFDAVRRRVLGFDHVFDQDARPITDLVHEFVRPGGLSVVPTYHITDTRAAETVVLALSSLLIDQKLSNDPTYDRIKETPLVLGMDEAHNFLTDADSVQAGKVITKFTEAAKQGRKERLGLFLITQDPQDIDDAVFKQINTTVVLNLGDEDAIKSVNIPSNLESKVPYMEKGQMVVYSPDNSEPVELIGLPKCLTRHGRD
- the ric gene encoding iron-sulfur cluster repair di-iron protein — protein: MTNVSIDPDASLGDLVESNPEFAPVFESLGIDYCCGGSQSLSAACEANDLEIEAVRDRLEGALTDDDANDTAPEWNSLTQLTNVIVWEHHRPLRTDLPDLEALVEKVARVHGDSHPELREAEAEFRELKADILEHVDDEELIAFPIVKKLDTGTELAADEREDLLAEIESLEDDHDETAARLERLHELTDGYQPPEDACMSYREMLRRLEELERDTHMHVHRENNVLFPKAATKLEEAYGVRPSPSG
- a CDS encoding Cdc6/Cdc18 family protein codes for the protein MATEPAAGIDAISQLEQAVLLGVAKLHEADETPVDTHEIGRTCRKEIAEGSDRLGTIREADVIRSLYRLEDEDLVEEIDANRTSPTGKGRPAYELAVDPDAVYEAVDEALLDD